GGTTCCGCTTCGACCCCTGCTGCGACTGACCCCCGGGCGTCGGACGCCTCAGCGGGCCGACTCGCGCAGGGTCGCGCCGCGGGCGCCGCGCACGGTCATCGACGCGCTGGCCAGGGCGACGGCGCCGAGGACGGCCGCGGCGAGCAGTGCCAGCACGGCCAGGCGCAGCGGCGAGATGGCGGCCACCAGCGCGGGCGTCGCCGGATCGTCGGCGTAGCCGAGCGTGATCGTGCGCAGCACCACCCACTGCGCCAGGGAGCCGGCCAGGATGCCCGCCAGCGCGGCGCTGCCGAGCACGACGGCGAGCTCGCGCACCACGGCCACCATCACCGCGGAGCGGGGTACGCCGACCACGCGCAGCGCCGCGGCGTCGCGGCGGCGGGCCGGCAGCTGGACCGCCGCGCTGACGAACAGGCCGGCGAGCGCCATCAGCAGCACCAGCGCCGCGACCACGCCATAGAGGCGCAGCGCGAGGGCGTAGGCGCTCTGGTCGAGCACCTCGCGCTCCTGCTGGAGGGTGGTGCCGACGGTCAGCCCGGCGCTCGAGAGCGCCTCGGTGATCGAGGACGGCGTGCCCTCACGCGCCAGCACGTGGGTGGTGACCAGGTTGTCGTAGACGGGGCGGTCGGTGACGAACGAGCTGTAGTCGACCAGCAGCCCCGACGGGCCGGTGAAGGGCATCCCCTCGATGGCGCCGATGCCGCCGATCGGGTCGACGGGGATCAGTCCGAAGCCCTCGTCGAGCTTGGCGATGGCCCGCGCCTGGACGCCCGGCCCGGCCAGCGCCGGCCGGTCGCGGGTGATGCCGCCGGCGGTGAGCCGCGCCATGCCGACGGAGTCGCCGGTGTCGACGTCGAGGTCGAGGGTGCCGTCGACCTCCCGCATGCCGGTGATCGAGGTGCGCACGGCGGGGTCGGGGGTCGGCGTCCAGCCCGCGCCGGCGATGGCGTCGGGCACGGGCGTGCCGTCGACCGCGACCTCCTCCAGACGGATCGTCCCCGACATGCGGGCGTTGGTGCCGGCGCCCCCGCCGAGGGTCATCCCCTCGAGCGTGCAGCCCTCCCGGCAGAACGACACCCGGGCCGAGCGGCTGCTCTCGCCCGGCGGGAACGGCCCGAGGTAGGCCTTGAGCGGCACCCCTCCGCGGCTGCCGAAGCGGAGCTCGACGGACAGGCCGTCGTCGAGGTCGGCCCGGTTGTCGACGGTGAGCGTGATCCGCCGGCCCTCGAGCGTCGGCACCCGGCCACCGGGCGCGATGGTGTCGGCGACCTGCTCGACGTCGCGGCCCGGGCTCCACGTGGGCGGCCAGGTCGCCACGCGCGCCAGCCGGCTGCTGTCGACGACCGAGAAGTTGGCCCCGGGGTTGGAGACGCTGGCCGCGGCCATGATCCACTCCCCGTCGGGGTCGACCCGGCGGGTCAGGTCGACGGCCTCGGAGATGGTGAGGTTGGTCGACCACGTCGTGGCGGCCGGCGAGGCGGTGGCGGCGACGCTGGTGCGCCAGGTCGCGGCGGAGTCGTAGACGCCCGCGCCGAAGACGGCGACCGCGATGGCGGCGGTGATCGGCAGGATGACGAGCGTGCCCTCCTGGCGGCGCGAGATCGCGCGCGAGGACACGAAGCCGCTGAGCGAGCGCCCGCGCGAACGGTGGGTCCACCACGTCGCGAGCATGGCGGTCAGCCGCGTCGCCGCGAGCCCGGCCACGACGGCGAGCAGCACCGGCAGGACGAGGTCGGTCGCGTCGGGCTCGGCGGGGCCGCTGGCCGACAGCTTGCTCGCCAGCGTCGCGACGGCGAGGGCGAGGAGGGTGAGCTGGGCGATCACCGACCAGCGGCGCGCCGCCACCGGGCGGCGTACGCCCGAGAGCTGGGAGGCGAGCGACTCGCGGACCACCAGGCCCACGGCCACGCAGGCGACCGCCACGGCCGCGGCGAGCACGAGCGCGGCCGCGACCCAGCTGGCCGCCGGCAGGGGCAGCGGCAGGCCGGGCACCAGCCAGCTCCGCACGAGCACGACCGCCAGGCCCAGCCCGAAGGCGACGCCGAGCGGGGTCGCGACCAGCAGCAGGGTGAGCGGCTCGGCGAGCCCGAGGCCCCACAGCCTGCGGGACGTGACCCCGCGCAGCGACGCCAGCGCCAGCTCGGGCACCCGCAGCTCGCTGGCGGCGTTGAGCAGGCGCATCAGCAGCGCCAGTGCGACCAGCACCAGCGACAGCACGGCCGGCGCGATCGAGCTGCGCGCGGTCGACTGCTGGAAGCGGACCTCCTCGACGACGTCGGCCAGCGAGTTGGTGTCGTCGGAGCGCAGGATGCCGCCGACGACCTCCACGCCACCCTCGCTGGGCACGGCCGAGGCGGATGCCGCGGCCTCGTCGAGCTGCTCGGGGGTGAGGTCGGCGGGGACGGCCAGGTGGGTGTCGACGCGCACCGTCCAGGAGCCGGCCGCGGTGATCGTGTCGTCGGTGGTGATCAGCGGGGCGGGGGCGAACGGCTGGTAGCCGCCGCGGATGCTCTCCTGCTCGTTGGTGCTGGTGAGCCGTCCCGGGATGAGCCAGTCCTCGCTCGTGCGCGGGGTGAGGTAGGTGCCGACCACGACGACCTCGTCGATGCCGGGACGCGGCAGCCCGAGGGCCGCCACGCCGTTGGGCTGGAAGATCGCGAGGTCCAGCGGCCGGCCGATCTCGGCACCGGTCTTCTCGAGGTCGGAGGCCAGCATCAGCACCTCGCCGCGTGCCTGGGGACAGCGTCCCTCGACCTCGAGCGTCTCGCAGGCGTCGGTGCGCGCCCAGAAGGTGACCACGCCGCGCAGGGCGCTGAACCGCTCGGACTGCACGATCGGCACCGGCTCCTGCCAGGGGCCGGTCGTGAGCTCCTCCGAGGCGTTGACGGCGTCGGTGCGCGCCTCGCCGAGGGGGGTCCCGGGGTCGGGGGTGAAGACGCGGCTCAGGCCGGTGAGGCCGGCCGGGGTCTCCTGCAGGCGGGTCACGACGTAGGAGTTGGTCACCGCCTCGGAGAAGACCGGGCCGAGCACGGCCGAGCCGACGGCGAGGGCGCTCAGCAGCACCGAGCCCGCGGACAGCAGCGCCCGGGCCCGCAGTCCGCGGACGATCGCACCGAACAGCTGGATCATTGCGGGGTCCCCTCGGCGTCGGTCGGAGGAGCGCAGCGGGGGCGAGGGACGTCGTGGGGTGGGTTCACTGGCCCTCCTCCTCGCGCAGCAGGCTGGGGCGGGTCGTGGCGGCGCGCACGGCCCGCGCACGGCCGCCCACCACCACGACCGCCAGCGCCGCGATCAGGGCGGGGACGACGAGCGGCCAGGCGTGGGGCGCGGTGTCGAGGGGCAGCCCGGCCACCGGGACCGCGAGCAGCGGGAGCCCGTCGAGCAGCAGCCGCACCGCCAGCCAGCCGCCCGCGACCACCGCGGCCAGCGCGAGCACGGTCAGGCTGGCCAGCTCGGTGCGCCCGGCGCGCCGGGCGGTGCCGGTGGAGATGCCGAGCACCCGCAGCGACGCCACGTCGCGGCGGTAGTCGCGCAGGTGGCGCGCCACGCCCGCGCCCAGCGCGAGCAGCGCGACCAGCGCGCAGGCCAGGGCGGTGAGGGCGTACGCCACCGACTGGGCACCGCCGAAGCGCTCGCCGAGCGACTCGCGCACGGCCGTCCGGGAGCGCCAGCGGGTGCCGGTCGCCTCGGCGACCCGGTCGAGGACCTCCTGGGGGGCGCCCGCGCGGGCCACCACCTGCACCTCGGCCGAGGGGACGGTCGGCCCCGACCCGACCGCCGAGGTGCGGATGTCGGCGAGCGTGCCGATGCTGCCGAGCAGCGGCAGCGACCGGGCGACGCCGACCACCTCGGTCACCCGGTCGTCGCCGCCGAGGTCGAGCGCCTGCGGCGCGGCCTCGTCGGCGACCAGCACGGGCACCTCGTTAGCGCCCAGGTCGAGGTCGAGCTCGAGCGCGGTGGCCGGCAGCATCGCCACCTGGAGACCGTCGGGGCGGTTGACCACGAGCACCGCCGGGGGCTCGTAGTTGCGGAAGAACTGGTTGGAGAGAGCTGCCTCCACCGACGACGGGTCGGGCACCCACGGCTGGGCGAGCAGGTCGGTGCCACCGAGGGTGAGCTGCTCCACCAGCACCACGAAGTCGTTGCCGTCGATGAGGCCGCGGCTGTCTCGGTCGAGCGAGAGCCCGGTCACGACGCAGCCGTCGGTGCACTCGTCCACCCGCACGGCGCGGCGGGCGGGGGTGCCGTCGGTGGGCACGTCGAGGGTGACGGTGACGGCGCCCGAGCTGTTGGCCGCGGTGACGTAGGACAGCGTCAGCACGGCGCGCGCGCCGCCGACCTCGGTCTCCTGGCCGTCGGGGCCGCGGAGGGTGCGCACGGGCGGCAGCTCGATCCCCGAGACCGCCACCGTGAGGCGGTCGCCGGCGACGCGCACCGGGGCGAGGCCGGTGGCGAGGCGCCCGACGGCGTCGGACGCCGCCCGGGCGGGGGTGTCGTCGTAGAAGTCGCCGACCACCCGCTCCCAGCGCGCGGCGTCGACGTAGGCGCGGCGCTCGGCCAGCCGGTTCTCGTTGCGCACGATCGCGGTGGCGACGAGGTGCTCGCCCTCGGGGTCGGTCTGCTCGGTGAGGGCGACGGCTCCCATCGCGCCGAGCGCGGTCGCGTCGATCGTGCGCTCGCCCGGCACCTCGACGGCGGCCTGCTCGTCGGTCCAGCCGCTGACCGCCACCGCGCCGCTCAGCGCCAGGGCCCCGACGACGCCGGCGGCCACGACCAGCCGGACGGGGGTGACCAGGTCGTCGGCGCGCGCGAGCCGTCGCGCGGCCAGGAACGCGCCCAGGCCGCGCCTCTCGGTCGCCGGGGTCAGCACTCGGGCCGCGATCCGCACCACCCACACCGCGACCTGCCCGAGCGCCAGGCCCACCAGCGCCGGGCCGAGCAGGACGACCAGGTCGGGATCGCCGTCGCCCTCCCGGCTGCGGTAGGCCGCGACCGCTGCGCCGACGAGGACGAGCACGCTGAGGAAGATCGCCAGCGTCGTCGCCCGGCGCGGCCGACGCCGCGTCGAGACCTGGGCGGCGAGCGGCTCGCGCACGGCCGAGGCCGCGGAC
The sequence above is drawn from the Nocardioides sp. zg-1228 genome and encodes:
- a CDS encoding FtsX-like permease family protein; the encoded protein is MIQLFGAIVRGLRARALLSAGSVLLSALAVGSAVLGPVFSEAVTNSYVVTRLQETPAGLTGLSRVFTPDPGTPLGEARTDAVNASEELTTGPWQEPVPIVQSERFSALRGVVTFWARTDACETLEVEGRCPQARGEVLMLASDLEKTGAEIGRPLDLAIFQPNGVAALGLPRPGIDEVVVVGTYLTPRTSEDWLIPGRLTSTNEQESIRGGYQPFAPAPLITTDDTITAAGSWTVRVDTHLAVPADLTPEQLDEAAASASAVPSEGGVEVVGGILRSDDTNSLADVVEEVRFQQSTARSSIAPAVLSLVLVALALLMRLLNAASELRVPELALASLRGVTSRRLWGLGLAEPLTLLLVATPLGVAFGLGLAVVLVRSWLVPGLPLPLPAASWVAAALVLAAAVAVACVAVGLVVRESLASQLSGVRRPVAARRWSVIAQLTLLALAVATLASKLSASGPAEPDATDLVLPVLLAVVAGLAATRLTAMLATWWTHRSRGRSLSGFVSSRAISRRQEGTLVILPITAAIAVAVFGAGVYDSAATWRTSVAATASPAATTWSTNLTISEAVDLTRRVDPDGEWIMAAASVSNPGANFSVVDSSRLARVATWPPTWSPGRDVEQVADTIAPGGRVPTLEGRRITLTVDNRADLDDGLSVELRFGSRGGVPLKAYLGPFPPGESSRSARVSFCREGCTLEGMTLGGGAGTNARMSGTIRLEEVAVDGTPVPDAIAGAGWTPTPDPAVRTSITGMREVDGTLDLDVDTGDSVGMARLTAGGITRDRPALAGPGVQARAIAKLDEGFGLIPVDPIGGIGAIEGMPFTGPSGLLVDYSSFVTDRPVYDNLVTTHVLAREGTPSSITEALSSAGLTVGTTLQQEREVLDQSAYALALRLYGVVAALVLLMALAGLFVSAAVQLPARRRDAAALRVVGVPRSAVMVAVVRELAVVLGSAALAGILAGSLAQWVVLRTITLGYADDPATPALVAAISPLRLAVLALLAAAVLGAVALASASMTVRGARGATLRESAR